One segment of Fuscovulum ytuae DNA contains the following:
- the fliN gene encoding flagellar motor switch protein FliN, whose product MTEAASSTSSEGLRLLENIGVKLTVEVGRAELTIKDLLRLSEGSVIELDRLAGDPLDVLVNGTLIAKGEVVMVGERFGIRFGQIIDPEKRAESL is encoded by the coding sequence ATGACCGAAGCGGCGAGTTCGACCAGCAGCGAAGGGCTGCGCCTGTTGGAAAATATCGGCGTAAAGCTGACGGTCGAGGTGGGCCGGGCGGAGCTGACGATCAAAGATTTGCTAAGACTTTCAGAGGGTTCCGTGATTGAACTGGACAGGCTGGCGGGTGATCCGCTGGATGTTCTGGTCAATGGCACCCTGATCGCCAAGGGCGAGGTGGTCATGGTTGGCGAACGGTTCGGCATCCGATTTGGTCAGATCATCGACCCGGAAAAGCGGGCGGAAAGCCTGTAA
- the fliP gene encoding flagellar type III secretion system pore protein FliP (The bacterial flagellar biogenesis protein FliP forms a type III secretion system (T3SS)-type pore required for flagellar assembly.): MTRLLPFLLPLLIVALPGAALAQGLPALTMSETEGGTTYSLSLQIVALMTALTVLPSIVLGMTAFTRIIIVLSILRQALGTQQTPPNQVLIALALFLTFFVMQPTMTAFYDQALSPYLDGQMPADQAIEIGSGILRGFLIENTRQNDLMMFQQLAGDGPYATQDDVPLSVLLPAFITSELKTAFQIGFLIFLPFLVIDMVVASILMALGMMMLSPMLVSLPIKLLLFVLVDGWALTVGSLAATYGVGG, from the coding sequence ATGACGCGCCTTTTGCCCTTTCTTCTGCCCTTGTTGATCGTGGCGCTGCCCGGCGCGGCGCTGGCGCAGGGTTTGCCTGCGCTGACCATGTCGGAGACAGAGGGCGGGACGACCTATTCCCTGTCCTTGCAGATCGTCGCGCTGATGACGGCGCTGACGGTGCTGCCGTCAATCGTGCTGGGGATGACGGCCTTTACGCGGATCATCATCGTGCTGTCCATCCTGCGGCAGGCCTTGGGCACGCAGCAGACGCCGCCGAACCAGGTTCTGATCGCGCTCGCGCTGTTCCTGACATTCTTCGTGATGCAGCCGACGATGACGGCGTTCTATGATCAGGCGCTGTCGCCCTATCTGGATGGGCAGATGCCGGCGGATCAGGCGATCGAGATCGGCAGCGGCATCCTGCGCGGCTTTCTGATCGAGAATACGCGGCAGAACGATCTGATGATGTTCCAGCAATTGGCGGGGGATGGCCCCTATGCCACGCAGGACGATGTGCCGCTGTCGGTGCTGCTGCCGGCCTTCATCACATCGGAATTGAAGACGGCGTTCCAGATCGGGTTCCTGATCTTTTTGCCCTTCCTTGTCATCGACATGGTGGTGGCGTCGATCCTGATGGCACTGGGGATGATGATGCTGTCGCCCATGCTGGTGTCGCTGCCGATCAAGTTGCTGCTTTTCGTGCTGGTGGATGGCTGGGCTTTGACCGTGGGGTCGCTGGCCGCGACCTATGGCGTGGGGGGATAG
- the fliQ gene encoding flagellar biosynthesis protein FliQ, producing the protein MDFDGNIEQLRLAYWNILLVAGPVLGVALITGLVVGIVQAATSINEQTLSFVPKLAISMLTMALASGFMLTVMTDYFAYVFETIRAIR; encoded by the coding sequence ATGGATTTCGACGGGAATATCGAACAGTTGCGGCTGGCCTATTGGAACATCCTTCTGGTGGCGGGGCCGGTTCTGGGCGTGGCACTGATCACCGGTCTGGTGGTGGGCATCGTGCAGGCGGCGACGTCGATCAACGAGCAGACGCTGAGTTTTGTGCCGAAGCTGGCGATTTCCATGCTGACCATGGCGCTGGCATCGGGGTTCATGCTGACGGTGATGACGGATTACTTCGCCTATGTCTTCGAGACGATCCGGGCGATCCGCTGA
- the fliR gene encoding flagellar biosynthetic protein FliR — MGGEFPLPGMGLQAITGWLAQYVFAMLRIGAFLLAAPFFGGRFVSLPVRIMVTAVLALPVMAGGVALPAPAELAGLSAVPMILNELAIGLVAGLVLMILFSAAALAGDRIAATAGLGFAAQFDAAAGGQTPVVAQIFGLFMTVIFFSVDGHLTAIRIVLESYQAMPPGSPIGFDRLVLAGITAGSQMFALGFAVMMPVIAVLLLLNIAVGVVTRSAPTLNIFSFGFPLTMTVTLLLLYLTAPGTAGSMEEVVTAGLSLISDLLLGGGGG; from the coding sequence ATGGGGGGAGAGTTTCCGCTGCCGGGCATGGGGTTGCAGGCCATCACGGGATGGCTGGCGCAATATGTCTTTGCCATGCTGCGGATCGGGGCCTTTCTTCTGGCAGCGCCCTTCTTTGGCGGGCGGTTTGTTTCCTTGCCGGTGCGGATCATGGTGACGGCGGTTCTGGCGCTGCCGGTGATGGCGGGGGGCGTGGCGCTGCCTGCGCCGGCCGAATTGGCGGGGCTGTCGGCGGTGCCGATGATCCTGAACGAATTGGCCATCGGGCTGGTGGCGGGGCTGGTCTTGATGATCCTGTTCAGCGCGGCGGCCTTGGCGGGGGACCGGATCGCGGCGACGGCGGGCCTTGGCTTTGCGGCGCAGTTTGATGCGGCAGCGGGCGGGCAGACGCCGGTGGTGGCGCAGATCTTTGGGCTGTTCATGACGGTGATCTTCTTTTCCGTCGATGGCCATCTGACGGCGATACGGATCGTTCTGGAAAGCTATCAGGCGATGCCCCCCGGCAGCCCGATCGGGTTTGATCGGCTGGTTCTGGCGGGGATCACGGCGGGATCGCAGATGTTCGCCCTTGGCTTTGCGGTGATGATGCCGGTGATCGCGGTGCTGCTGTTGTTGAACATCGCGGTGGGGGTGGTGACGCGCTCTGCGCCGACGTTGAACATCTTTTCCTTTGGCTTTCCGCTGACCATGACGGTGACGCTGCTTCTTTTGTATCTGACCGCGCCGGGGACGGCCGGGTCGATGGAAGAGGTGGTGACGGCGGGGCTGTCGCTGATCAGCGACCTTCTGTTGGGAGGTGGCGGTGGCTGA
- a CDS encoding EscU/YscU/HrcU family type III secretion system export apparatus switch protein: MADENDGAEKSHEPTQKRLDDAREEGNVLTSKEAMVFAGMAVGTGMLALSAQAMPSLLPKFQAYFLIQPGADLNQVVTQHVWGAFWQIIGLSVVVAVPVMLAVIGVQIAMGGMHWSIKAAGLKWNRIDPLAGIKRMVSATALVELGKAVAKVLVLGAVGWAMMAAALPALERLWQAGPAAGAAVMGDATLRLMWGMVLGLAAVAVLDVAWQWYSLRQKMMMTLQEVKEENKEQNGSPEVKGRLRQLQMEASRNASRRRKALDDVPRATAIVTNPTHFAVAIRYVPGETRAPMILAMGKGPMALEIMARGRKAGLAPMQIPVLARALYFTGDIGMEINEQLYAAVAAVLAHVYRLDRGEGSVLPDVDLPPELRFSEFGQPEARRYG, translated from the coding sequence GTGGCTGACGAGAATGACGGCGCCGAAAAGTCACATGAGCCGACGCAGAAACGGCTGGATGACGCGCGGGAGGAAGGGAATGTCCTGACCTCGAAAGAGGCGATGGTTTTTGCTGGGATGGCGGTGGGGACCGGGATGCTTGCGCTTTCGGCGCAGGCGATGCCGTCGCTGTTGCCGAAGTTTCAGGCCTATTTCCTGATCCAGCCGGGTGCCGATCTGAATCAGGTCGTCACGCAGCATGTCTGGGGGGCGTTCTGGCAGATCATCGGCCTGTCGGTGGTGGTTGCGGTGCCTGTGATGCTGGCAGTGATCGGCGTGCAGATCGCGATGGGCGGGATGCATTGGTCGATCAAGGCGGCGGGGTTGAAGTGGAACCGGATCGACCCGCTGGCCGGGATCAAGCGGATGGTGTCTGCGACGGCGCTAGTGGAACTGGGCAAGGCGGTGGCGAAGGTTCTGGTCCTTGGCGCGGTGGGCTGGGCGATGATGGCGGCGGCGCTGCCCGCGCTGGAGCGGCTGTGGCAGGCGGGGCCTGCGGCGGGCGCGGCGGTGATGGGAGACGCGACGCTGCGGCTGATGTGGGGGATGGTGCTGGGTCTGGCGGCAGTGGCGGTGCTGGACGTGGCGTGGCAGTGGTACAGCCTGCGCCAGAAGATGATGATGACCCTTCAGGAAGTGAAGGAAGAGAACAAGGAACAGAACGGGTCGCCCGAAGTGAAGGGCCGTCTGCGCCAGTTGCAGATGGAGGCGAGCCGGAATGCCTCGCGCCGCAGGAAGGCGCTGGACGATGTGCCACGGGCGACGGCGATCGTGACGAACCCCACGCACTTTGCCGTGGCGATCCGCTATGTCCCGGGCGAGACGCGCGCGCCCATGATCCTTGCCATGGGCAAGGGGCCGATGGCGTTGGAGATCATGGCGCGCGGGCGCAAGGCGGGGCTTGCGCCGATGCAGATCCCGGTGCTGGCGCGGGCTTTGTATTTCACCGGGGATATCGGGATGGAGATCAACGAACAGCTTTACGCCGCCGTCGCGGCGGTGCTGGCGCATGTCTATCGGCTGGATCGTGGCGAAGGGTCGGTGCTGCCCGATGTCGATCTGCCGCCGGAGCTGCGGTTCAGCGAATTCGGGCAGCCTGAGGCACGGAGGTATGGATGA
- the rpoN gene encoding RNA polymerase factor sigma-54 yields MQLFTSQSIGQRQSVVVTAQLQQAIQLLQMGNTDLASFIESQAEENPFLDLGARAAQPKGASTARDLTLPSQLRSGEDDWDKLGQLAADPGPSLYAHAAAEVARLGLSPRDSMMAEAFLDALEPSGWLGQSLSAIADRLMVDESEVEALLHRLQQVEPAGLFARNLAECLRLQARDQGLLTPAFSALLNNLPMLAQADLRGLCRVCNVAMDDLKAMLRQLRSFNPKPGATFDGAPMPQRAPDLLVTRGADGWRVDLNRSTLPTVVVREGEARRLALRRIEANAYVSERLSVARWLSRAVEHRNQTTLKVGAEVVRRQTEFLEHGPSRLRPMVLREVAEAIGVHESTVSRVCSGILIATPQGTFPLKSFFSAALASRDGDGGEAGSAAAIRHRIQKLIAAENPEEPLSDDIIARIIGQEDGIQLARRTVAKYRDQLRIASSVDRRRRALMTKA; encoded by the coding sequence ATGCAGCTTTTCACGTCCCAGTCCATCGGCCAGCGCCAATCCGTCGTGGTGACCGCCCAGCTTCAGCAGGCGATCCAACTGCTTCAGATGGGCAATACCGACCTCGCCTCCTTCATCGAATCCCAGGCCGAGGAGAACCCCTTCCTCGATCTCGGTGCGCGCGCCGCGCAACCCAAAGGCGCCAGCACCGCCCGCGACCTGACCCTTCCCTCGCAACTCCGCTCCGGCGAAGATGACTGGGACAAGCTTGGTCAGCTCGCCGCCGATCCCGGCCCCTCGCTCTATGCCCATGCCGCCGCCGAAGTGGCACGCCTAGGCCTTTCCCCGCGTGACTCCATGATGGCCGAGGCCTTCCTCGATGCGCTGGAACCCTCGGGCTGGCTGGGCCAATCCCTGTCCGCCATCGCCGACCGCCTGATGGTGGACGAGTCCGAGGTTGAGGCCCTCCTTCACCGCCTGCAACAGGTGGAACCGGCAGGCCTCTTCGCCCGCAACCTTGCCGAATGTCTGCGCCTTCAGGCCCGCGATCAAGGCCTTTTGACCCCGGCCTTCTCGGCGCTGCTCAATAATCTGCCAATGCTGGCGCAGGCCGATCTGCGTGGCCTCTGCCGCGTCTGCAACGTCGCGATGGATGATCTCAAGGCCATGCTGCGCCAACTCCGCAGCTTCAACCCCAAGCCGGGTGCCACCTTCGACGGTGCCCCGATGCCGCAGCGCGCGCCCGATCTTTTGGTCACCCGTGGTGCCGATGGCTGGCGCGTGGACCTCAACCGTTCCACCCTGCCCACAGTGGTGGTGCGTGAAGGCGAAGCCCGCCGCCTCGCCCTCCGCCGGATCGAGGCGAACGCCTACGTCTCCGAACGCCTGTCCGTCGCCCGCTGGCTGTCGCGCGCCGTCGAACACCGCAACCAGACCACGCTCAAGGTCGGGGCCGAGGTTGTCCGCCGCCAAACCGAATTCCTTGAACATGGCCCTTCCCGTCTGCGCCCCATGGTCCTGCGCGAAGTGGCCGAGGCGATCGGCGTCCACGAAAGCACCGTCTCGCGTGTCTGTTCGGGCATCCTGATTGCCACGCCGCAGGGCACCTTCCCGCTGAAAAGCTTTTTCAGCGCGGCCCTCGCCAGCCGCGATGGCGACGGGGGTGAGGCTGGCTCCGCCGCCGCCATCCGCCACCGCATCCAGAAACTCATCGCCGCCGAGAATCCTGAAGAGCCGCTGTCCGATGATATCATCGCCCGCATCATCGGGCAGGAAGATGGCATCCAGCTTGCAAGACGGACGGTGGCAAAGTATCGCGACCAGCTCCGCATCGCATCGTCGGTGGATCGTCGCCGCCGCGCCCTGATGACTAAGGCCTAA
- a CDS encoding flagellin, with amino-acid sequence MTTINTNIGAIAAQANMTKVNDDFNTAMTRLSSGLRINGAKDDAAGMAIAEKMTSQVMGINQAIRNAADGKNLLDTTESAHVEVSNMLQRVRELAVQSASDTNTSSDRGNITAEVRQLLSEINRVAENTTFNGMKVMDGSFTDKQFQIGADAGQTLSISIDSTAATKIGAYKQSTLASAAATGVAAQDIVITGSAGSAEINATAGQSAEELAAAVNAVQSMTGVAATAKTQATLSFTGGAAAAGTVSFTINGTSIGEGVAISTDSAGAIDLTSLRDAINSKSASTGVTATMGDDNTSIVMTDANGTNITIDDYTHTATTTGITLSIDADGDPSTAAVTSTLATGAATTVTGQVSFTSTETFAISATAAATGFFGNAAAASFTSELESVADIDLSTAESSAKAIEVIDVALQKISQSRGDLGALSNRLDSTISNLTNISVSVQTARSQVVDADFAKESTNLARGQILSQAATAMLAQANSSKQNVLSLLRG; translated from the coding sequence ATGACGACGATCAATACGAATATCGGTGCCATCGCCGCGCAGGCGAACATGACCAAGGTGAACGACGACTTCAACACCGCCATGACGCGCCTGTCCTCGGGTCTGCGCATCAACGGCGCAAAGGATGACGCGGCCGGTATGGCCATCGCGGAAAAGATGACCTCGCAGGTGATGGGCATCAACCAAGCCATCCGGAACGCTGCCGACGGCAAGAACCTGCTCGACACGACGGAAAGCGCGCATGTCGAAGTTTCGAACATGCTGCAGCGCGTCCGCGAACTGGCCGTGCAGTCCGCTTCCGACACCAACACCAGCTCTGACCGCGGCAACATCACGGCCGAAGTTCGCCAGCTCTTGTCGGAAATCAACCGCGTCGCTGAAAACACCACCTTCAACGGCATGAAGGTCATGGATGGCTCCTTCACCGACAAGCAGTTCCAGATCGGTGCCGATGCGGGCCAGACCCTCAGCATCTCGATCGACTCGACCGCCGCCACCAAGATCGGCGCGTACAAGCAATCGACGCTGGCCTCGGCCGCCGCCACCGGTGTCGCGGCACAGGACATCGTGATCACCGGCAGCGCCGGTAGCGCCGAAATCAACGCCACCGCCGGCCAGTCGGCTGAAGAACTCGCCGCCGCCGTCAACGCGGTGCAGTCGATGACGGGTGTTGCCGCTACGGCCAAGACGCAGGCCACGCTGTCCTTCACCGGCGGCGCTGCGGCGGCTGGCACGGTCAGCTTCACGATCAACGGCACCTCGATCGGCGAAGGCGTCGCGATCTCCACAGACTCGGCTGGCGCGATCGACCTGACCTCGCTGCGTGACGCGATCAACAGCAAATCGGCCTCCACCGGCGTGACCGCGACGATGGGCGATGACAACACCTCGATCGTGATGACCGATGCCAACGGCACCAACATCACCATCGACGACTACACCCACACCGCGACGACCACGGGCATCACCTTGTCGATCGACGCCGACGGCGATCCCTCGACCGCTGCCGTGACCTCGACGCTCGCCACGGGTGCCGCGACCACCGTCACCGGCCAAGTCAGCTTCACCTCGACCGAAACCTTCGCGATCAGCGCGACGGCGGCGGCGACCGGCTTCTTCGGCAACGCGGCGGCGGCGTCCTTCACCTCTGAACTGGAATCGGTGGCCGATATCGACCTCTCCACCGCTGAATCCTCGGCCAAGGCGATCGAAGTCATCGACGTCGCCCTGCAGAAGATCAGCCAGTCCCGCGGTGACCTCGGTGCTCTGTCCAACCGCCTCGACTCGACGATCTCGAACCTGACCAACATCTCGGTTTCGGTTCAGACGGCTCGCTCGCAGGTTGTGGATGCCGACTTCGCCAAGGAATCGACGAACCTCGCCCGTGGCCAGATCCTGTCGCAGGCTGCCACCGCGATGCTTGCCCAGGCGAACTCGTCCAAGCAGAACGTGCTGAGTCTCCTCCGCGGCTGA